Genomic segment of Synchiropus splendidus isolate RoL2022-P1 chromosome 4, RoL_Sspl_1.0, whole genome shotgun sequence:
CGTGGGATTTGAAGCCTTCAGTCTCTTCAGAtggtttctcttctgaagtggtGCTGGTGGGGCCACAGTTTGGTCTCCAGTCTAAAGTCTGTGAGAACAGCTGGAGCTTTCTAAAGCAGGAAAGAGCAGCTGGAGAGTTGGTGCAGCTGGAATCAGAGGTGAGCTGGAAGTGACAGATGAAACATCAGCTGTGATCGAGCTTGTCAGAGGAGGATCTGTCTGCTCTCACTTCTGAGAGTCCAGgaccttcagcttcttcttcacatgaCGCTCTTGATTCACACTTTCTGTGGCTCCTGACTGAAGCGGAAGATTCCCACTGAAACATCAGGCTTTTCAACTCAGATCCTGTTTTGGGCTCAAGTCACTCAAACACTTGTTCACCACTTCACCTGGAGAGtttgggtcacatgactgaagcgGAGTGAAACACAGCTGCCGCACTGTTGCAgctccagacacagacacataacacacacacacctccagcaGTCGACACGCAGATGagtgaacacatgaagacacatgtccagacacacagagacacacacctgctcacacAGATCCATCACCACACACTCATGTACACAGTAAAGCACTCAGCCATGTGTGTACAAATAccaatgtcaatgtcaatgtGGACAATATTGCGCTTTTTTTGTGGGGTGTCATTTTGAGAGTGAACAgctctcactctgctgctcttctctctcagggGTTCACACTTTTCAGAAGATGTACGGCTGTGAGTGGGACGATGAGACCGGACTGGTCAGAGGTTATCACCAGTTTGCTTATGATGGAGAAGACTTCATCGCGTTCGACCTGAAGACTCTGACATGGATCGCTGCAAACCCAAAGGCTGCCATCACCAAACACATGTGGGACAGAGAAGAGAGTTATAACAAATATCTCCAGCACTACTTCACCAGGGAGTGTCCTGAGTGGCTGAAGAGGTATCTGCACCACGGCAAGAGCCGCCTGCTGAGAACaggtaggtcacatgacctgaggcttcactgcctcttcctctcctgactCTCCAAACATGAATGTGCTTGTGACTgccttcctgtctgtgtgtgtccgtgATGGACTGCTGCGGGAGCCTGTTCCCCTTGCTGGCTGGGACCAGTGTTTGACAATGGGAAGCAAAGACTTTCTCTCTGACTCCACCTCAGTCTGGACTTTCCTCCTTCAGATCACTGCtgcatgactttcttttcttgtcGTCAGTCGTCACTGAACGTTGACATGTGAGTCTCTGGAGATGTTTCTTcactagggctgggtatcgattctaatttcaagaatcgattcgattccgattctcatgacttagaatcgattatcacgattcaattcgattcaattcgatccgatccaatctcgattcaggttagtatttaaaccattttctgagctgttgccataatcacatgacaagttatgcaacgtattaatactagtatcatattgacattcaacaggaaatgaatgaaggattcatagtaaatgataataaagatccagacatagaaggccagatgtgactgctcatgggactggtgcattattagaaatagtacattaaaaattcacccaaaagatgctgccgtTTAATACTagtgcatttttatgttattatcaaaatgaaaaaaagatattctcagccactgaaaatgtaaacagagtgctggtgactgacttcacagcaacctgacggtcattgcgcagtatgtaaacagttctctgtggtctgtagtacgtacgacaagaggttccactcctcatcaatatagtgagttgtcagactcgcGTAAGATTGTgaagatgtccacgtatcacttgtGATGCCcacctgactgctgactgaagcttacttttcacgtgttcttttactgactggtgcatgtttgggataacagacgtttgcgagacaccgtaacGTAGTGAGGCTCTGTtgctttcattagccgcctgaagccctcgttttcaacgatggaagacgggcgcatatctttgcaaatgaagcccgcaatcgcttcagttattttgacagagcgtgcagaattacctgCTCGTGGTAGAGTTCGCtcaagtttcatttgttgtggcccggtggatggcttggaaaggagctctgggtgatgtcgcgtcacgtgattcgTGAGGTCGTCAAAGGGGTTAGACTTCACACGGAGAacatgtgttaaaacgtaaattaattaatccgatctttggacctacgaatcgattttatggaattgatgtatgaatcgattcagaatcagaaaatcgattttttaaaacacagcacTAACTGAGACCCAGGCAAAGACAGCAGTGGCACTTTCAGAGCCACTGAAGCAGCACAACACAGcactctccatcaccgtctGACTTCACACCTCAGTGTAGCACttttcacacactgacacacaacttCAGTCCACAAGATTGTGAGGCAGAGAATTGTCAGAGCATGACTCAGCAACACTGTGAAGAAGGTCCTGGTGTCACTGGTGTAGAGAACTCGTCTGAGCCTGGATCTTCTGTCGTCACCAGAGCTTCCAAGAGTGGCTCTCCTCCAGAAGAAGCCCACCTCTCCAATCGTCTGCCACGCCACAGGTTTTTTCCCCGAAACAGCCGTGTTGTTCTGGACCAAAGATGGAGAGGAGCTTCACAAAGACGTGGACGTGGGAGAGGTTCTTCCCAACCCTGACGGAACCTTCCAGATGACGGCCGAGCTCAGACTGTCGGACCCGTCCGTGGACTGGGGGAGGTACAGCTGTGTGTTCCAGCTGGCTggtgtgaaggaggacatggtGACCCCGCTGAGGAAAGAAGACATCTGGACCAACAGTAAggttcctccatctttgttctcagcaggtcacatggtctCACCGTAGAAGTGAAGAGCTgagtctggagagcagcaggactTCCTCATTCTAGCTGAGGACCAGTTCCACCTCCTCATTTAGGGGGTCTTCTTAGTGTCCCAGCACCTTCTCCAAGTGTGTTGTGTGACTGAAGATGAATGTTGTCCAGCTGTTGGAGTGTGTTGCTTTCATCACAGACTTGATCAGAAACCTGGATCTGGACTGAGCCTCCCACATTGTTTCAACCTTCATGTCCAAAGTCTTTCACCTTGTGACCTGTGTGAAGCCACACTCTGACTTGGTGATGCTGTTTTGTCATCGTGTCTCCAGAGCCCGACCTGAACCTGGGGCTCATCGTCGGAGCTGTGGTGGCCGCTGTGGTCGTACTTGGTCTGATGGTTGCTGGGTTCTTCGtctacagaagaagaagaactggtgAGGAGTCACACAAAGATGCTCAGCGATTATTGTCTCGTGaatcctgtcatgttcctgacaGTAACCAGCCTGTTGTTCTTCTCCTTCCAGCCAAAGCTCCTCCATCTTGTAAGTacagctgcttcactgtcatcaccaccatccaCTGATCCTCCTTGACTGCAGTGATGGTTCCTGTGTGATCAGGCTGTGAGCTCAGATCAACTCTCTTGTTTCAGCCAACAACACCTCCAAGGAGGATCTGCCTCTGAAGTCGGAGACAcgccctcctgctcctggtaAGTGAGCTCTTGTGGACGtttgagcttcagcttcagtcaggaccttcatcttgtgacgtgtgagtgagagacacacaactgctgaggtcagcaggtgTTGACTGAGATGGCAGTGATGGTCAGAATGAGCAGAGAGGAGCTGAGAGAACAtggagaaggtgagaggaggagactGAAGGCTGTTTCCAAGTCAAACCTGAGATGTCATGTCTCTGTGGAGTCTTGAACTGAAACAGCCTCCTGAGTCTGTTGTCCATCAAAGGAGTTGACTGTGAAAAGAAGACAAAGTTTTTTCTCCTCAGTCTTTGGAAGCCATTGCAACTGAGAGTGAGGAGCTCACATTGTTTCAACCTTCATTTCCAAAGTCTTTCAACTTGTGGCCTGTGTGAAGCCACACTCTGACGTGATGCTGTTTTGTCATAGTGTCTCCAGGAAAACATGACCAGCGGGAGGCAAAAGGTGGTCCTCAGACAATCGTCGGAGCTGTGGTGGCAGCTGTGGTCGTACTTGGTTGGAAGGTTGCTGGGTTCTTCGTCTACAGAAGAAGAACTGGTGAGGAGTCACACACAGATGCTCAGCAGTTGTTGTCTTGtgagtcctgtcatgttcctgacaGTAACCAGCCTGTTGTTCTTCTCATTCCAGCCAAAGCTCCTCCATCTTGTAAGTacagctgcttcactgtcatcaccaccatccaCTGATCCTCCTTGACTGCAGTGATGGTTCCTGTGTGATCAGACTGTGAGCTCAGATCAACTCTCTTGTTTCAGCCAACAACACCCCTGAGGAGGATCTGCCACTGAAGCCGGACACAcgccctcctgctcctggtgagTGAGCTCTCGTGGACCTTTGAGCTTCaggtgtttttttctcctcagtttcTGGAAGCCATTGCAGCTTAGATTGAGGAGCTCACATTGTTTCCTCTGTTTCAGCTCCCAGTGCTTCTGATCAACTGGTGTCTCCCCAAGATGGAGGTCAGGGTGAGTGAGATGTGTGTGGTGAGGAAGTCTTCCCTTCATTCATGGTGACTTCTTCTCCAGCTGAGTGAAGGTCATGTGATGCTGGAGCAGGAACATTTCACCCATGAACAACAAGACtgtttcctctgcttcctccagtTGTTCAGTCCAgattctctctcttccttcccaGAGTGAGTCACTTGGATGACATCACCCTCCCTGATCCATCACCTGGAGCCTCCATCTGTGATCAACTCAGCTCCAGGGGTTTGGATTCTTGTCGTGCAGCAGTGAACTTGAGCCGAGCTTCAGCTGGGGAAGAGGGTCAGAGGTCGTGGACCCTCTTTTTGTATATTTGGGGAATGTTTGGgttttctctcctcttttcttttgCACTGAAGCTTCAGCCGCTTGTGTGATGCTTCAATAAACTCACCCCAAAATCTGACTGAGTCTTGAATCCCTCCTTTATGTGAAGAGACTTTGAGGATGTTGTTCATGTGAAGGACACGTCAGAGTGAACGAGTCACCAAAGACTCActggaggaagagaaaacatgagTTTGCAGCGTTGGCAATGTGGCACTTTgtgttgaatttgtttttatcatctATTCTCCACTTTATGTGAACTGACAGGTCTGTCATGAACTGTTTCCCTCGCGGTCATTCCGGACCTGCTTTGTTTCTCTGCCGAATAGGATGAAGGTCCGGTGGATGGTTCCCCCAAGTGTCCTGCAGCTCTCAGCAGTGAGGCCTCAGAGTCAAACCAGAGTGTGATGTTGAACCAGCCTCAGGCTTCAGGCTTCATCTGGGACCAGATCTGGACACCAGTTATGAGGAAACACACTCACTGTCATCGGCTCCCACAACCAAACTTTCAAAagttattcattattttattgatgaagAAAGGTGGTACATTGAACGCCAAGAAACTAGAATAAAAATGTCGAACTACTAAGTGCTGAAGAacaactctgttttcctcccagcaGACTGctgttgaattttattttctctttgctGTTTTGTCTGAAACTATTGGGAAAATTGGGTTTGGAAATCTGAATAGGAACAAAAACATTCCAAACCAAAACTCCTGTTGTCCATTTTGGTTGAGTTTGGACTCAAATCTCCCGCTCCTCCCTTGGCCTTCAACCTTCAGAAGGTGTGGGAGATGGCGCCCTCGCTGGAGGAAAGTGCACACAAGCCTTCAGATTTGAGATCAAACCTTCGGGGAAAGTAGAAACCTCACAAATGAagccatctttgttgtgttgctggAGGTTTGGAAGTGTTTGGTCTGATAAATGATAGCTTCATCAGAACAAACAGTTGGAGGAACAAAACTGGTTGGACTGGTTCACAGCGTCAGTCATGAGTGGCTGGTGTTTGGATGCTGTACTTGTTAGGTCACATGGTCCAGACTCTTCATAGCTTTGCCTCAGCAGGGGAGCATGTCAGAGCAGGCCTTGTTAGTCAGTCGTGCTCCTGCTGAGCTCAGTCATCGGCCTAGTTTGACCTCGTCTGGCGGAGAAAACCTTTGTTGGCTATTTATAGACTCCACTGTGACTTTACTAAGTCAGCTGTAACCAGATGGACCGGTGAGGTGACGTTTGGATCAGATGAgtttgaaaaggaaaacaccGAGGTggagtcagaattctgcctgtGGCTTCATTGGTGACCACTTTTTATGGGACCTGTGAAACATGAAGGTGACAGTGAGGAGACCAAGTGGGAGCCTCAGAAAACATGTCACgagcaggcttttagccaggattttgaaacagggtgtccaaaGCCACGCTCCCAGCCCATAACCCCACCCCCAGCCCAGCGGCCAAGGACTGgctggctttttaaaaaaacgaAGCTGTAAACATCATGTATATTGTAATGTGTAAACacacaacagacacacaacagagatgaatgaactcagtagctgttgccacagtgacactttcagatgcaggagtctcctgggcag
This window contains:
- the LOC128757673 gene encoding major histocompatibility complex class I-related gene protein-like isoform X2 — protein: MRLLALLFLLEIHAAAAVFHSLRYFYTASSGVPNFPEFVVVGLVDDVQILHYDSNSRKVETKQDWMKQVIADDPSYLERNTQLSFGVQQVFKNNIEILKPRFNQTGGVHTFQKMYGCEWDDETGLVRGYHQFAYDGEDFIAFDLKTLTWIAANPKAAITKHMWDREESYNKYLQHYFTRECPEWLKRYLHHGKSRLLRTELPRVALLQKKPTSPIVCHATGFFPETAVLFWTKDGEELHKDVDVGEVLPNPDGTFQMTAELRLSDPSVDWGRYSCVFQLAGVKEDMVTPLRKEDIWTNKPDLNLGLIVGAVVAAVVVLGLMVAGFFVYRRRRTAKAPPSSNNTSKEDLPLKSETRPPAPVSPGKHDQREAKGGPQTIVGAVVAAVVVLGWKVAGFFVYRRRTAKAPPSSNNTPEEDLPLKPDTRPPAPAPSASDQLVSPQDGGQE